The Nitrospirales bacterium genome includes a window with the following:
- the groL gene encoding chaperonin GroEL (60 kDa chaperone family; promotes refolding of misfolded polypeptides especially under stressful conditions; forms two stacked rings of heptamers to form a barrel-shaped 14mer; ends can be capped by GroES; misfolded proteins enter the barrel where they are refolded when GroES binds), translated as MAKQLQYSEQARSSILSGVNHLANAVKATLGPKGRNAILDKKFGAPTITKDGVTVAKEIELQNAYENMGAQLVKEVASKTSDVAGDGTTTATVLAQAIFREGVKNITAGANPMDLKRGIDQAVEVVVEELKKISKPCQSKKEISQIGAISANNDHTIGDLIAEAMDKVGKDGVITVEEAKSMTTALDVVEGMQFDRGYISPYFVTNAERMEASLEDAFLLINEKKISAMKDLLPILEQVAKMGKPLVIIAEDVDGEALATLVVNKLRGTLNVSAVKAPGFGDRRKAMLEDIATLTGGQVISEEVGLKLENVKLTDLGRAKRVTIDKDNTTIVEGAGDPKRIEARVKQIKTQVQETTSDYDKEKLQERLAKMVGGVAVINVGAATETEMKEKKARVEDALHATKAAVEEGIVPGGGVALLRCIGSLDSLKLSHDQQVGVNIVRRALEEPLRQIAINAGEEGSMIVEKVKNESTTRGFNAASGEYVDMVEAGVIDPTKVSRCALQNAASVSGLMLTTEVMITDLPEDKKESGMGGHDHGMGGMGGMGGMM; from the coding sequence ATGGCAAAACAGCTCCAATACAGTGAGCAGGCACGATCATCAATTCTCTCGGGGGTCAATCACTTGGCCAATGCGGTCAAGGCTACCCTGGGACCTAAGGGTCGAAACGCTATTCTGGATAAAAAATTTGGCGCCCCTACGATCACGAAAGACGGCGTAACCGTGGCCAAAGAAATTGAACTTCAGAATGCGTATGAAAACATGGGGGCCCAACTGGTGAAGGAAGTGGCCAGCAAGACCAGCGACGTGGCAGGTGACGGAACCACGACGGCTACCGTGCTGGCTCAGGCCATATTCCGAGAAGGGGTCAAAAACATCACGGCCGGCGCGAACCCAATGGATCTGAAACGCGGGATCGATCAGGCCGTCGAAGTTGTCGTGGAGGAATTGAAGAAAATCAGTAAGCCCTGTCAATCCAAGAAAGAAATTTCTCAAATCGGTGCCATTTCAGCGAACAATGATCATACGATTGGTGATCTGATCGCCGAAGCCATGGACAAAGTCGGAAAAGACGGCGTGATCACGGTTGAAGAAGCAAAATCCATGACGACCGCCCTGGATGTCGTTGAAGGTATGCAATTTGATCGAGGATACATCTCTCCCTACTTTGTGACCAACGCCGAACGCATGGAAGCTTCTTTGGAAGATGCGTTTCTACTGATCAATGAGAAAAAAATTAGTGCGATGAAAGACTTGCTTCCCATTCTTGAGCAAGTTGCCAAGATGGGGAAACCCTTGGTCATTATCGCGGAAGATGTCGATGGGGAAGCCTTGGCAACTTTGGTTGTCAACAAACTTCGGGGAACACTCAATGTTTCAGCGGTCAAAGCCCCAGGATTTGGAGACCGACGCAAAGCCATGCTTGAAGATATTGCAACCTTAACGGGTGGCCAAGTTATTTCTGAAGAAGTCGGCCTTAAACTCGAAAACGTCAAATTAACTGATCTTGGGCGTGCAAAACGCGTGACCATCGATAAGGATAATACGACGATCGTTGAAGGAGCTGGTGATCCCAAACGTATTGAAGCACGGGTCAAACAGATCAAGACGCAAGTTCAAGAAACGACCTCAGACTATGATAAAGAGAAACTACAAGAACGGTTAGCCAAAATGGTTGGCGGGGTGGCCGTCATTAATGTTGGTGCCGCGACTGAAACTGAAATGAAAGAGAAGAAGGCTCGGGTTGAAGACGCGCTTCATGCAACCAAAGCCGCCGTGGAGGAAGGAATTGTGCCTGGAGGTGGTGTAGCCCTGCTCCGGTGTATCGGATCGTTAGACTCTTTGAAACTTTCCCATGACCAACAAGTTGGCGTGAATATCGTCAGACGAGCCTTGGAAGAACCTCTCCGACAAATTGCGATCAATGCCGGTGAAGAAGGCTCGATGATCGTTGAAAAGGTCAAGAATGAGTCAACCACCCGTGGCTTCAATGCCGCCAGTGGCGAATATGTGGATATGGTTGAGGCTGGAGTCATTGATCCAACCAAGGTTTCACGTTGCGCC